From the Glycine max cultivar Williams 82 chromosome 11, Glycine_max_v4.0, whole genome shotgun sequence genome, the window ATCAAAACGGAAAAGTGTTATTTTTACCCTTTAAACAATGGAATTTGGCCTAAATTTCACGTGTTTTTCTGGTAAGATTATTTCTTTATGAAAAAGTAttcttatttgtaaaaaaacagacattattgttttttttaactttgtacTACATCAATAGTTTATGGCTACCAAGATAACTATTGCATCATCTCTTAATGTCACGAACTAAAATATTGaaggatatatttttatttgtctttctataaaaatatttttgtttttataaaaataaaatatattgtgtatataatttaattaatttctatcgGTTTCTTGCAATTAATTATCATTGGATAAGGGAGATAACAAAACTTAGATTCATTTTCTTAAGTATTTTTTGGTGTTATATATACTCcaataattgtaattaatatttctcatcaatatttttatacactCACTTTTATAAACATTTGTTATgctaaattatgaaaaataactctaattttaattttttttaaaaactgtaaTATCAAAAGAACGTACATGAGAACAAAATGTAActtaaaacatgtttaaatagCATCCCTCAAAATGAGTTTTACACTTTACAGCAGGGAAAGTCAACTTCTTTAACCTAAAATTCCTAATctgttaattaaaaatcaaattaatggtAGTGTCGATTAACCATCGACTATGCTTGTACCAATAAGTAATCGACTATGCTTAAATTTATGGCAAAGAAAAGTCTCCATAAAAGCCCAGTGCAACGCGTCACCAACCCACACATCCTATACTTTAGGTTTTGTGTTTCGTTGGCAATGCAAACTAAGCTGGCTATTGGGTGGGTAGAGGCAGTGTGGTTCATTGCAAGATGGTGCATGCAGGTAATCACAAGGAAAACCTGCTGCAACATGCAATGCAATTAATAATAGTGGCTATATATGCGTTCATGGTTGGTTGGTTCGGAGACAAAAAACTACCTGATAGTGGAGATGCTAATAGAGATTTTTAAGGACACTTGATTTCTGGATCTTGCTGGGATGCTGCTCTACTATGACAGCAAAGATGAAGGttttacttttcttcttttttggagCATTGCTAGCTAGCCAAGAGACGTACGCATTTGCTATATATTTTCTGGGTTATGGGAATtgaattgttgtttttgttactTGTAGTTGTAGGAgttatggagaaaaatgaagcatCGGGGAGTTTCAGTATTTTGGTTAAGTGTTCATTTATGGAATTTTTTTGGAACAGTGTAGTGTTGGTCTTGGTTGAAGATGTTTTCTGGATTATAGAATGAGCGAGCGAAAATGGGTTGTTATTTATGTATCGTGATTTGGAGAACATTGCTGTGATGGTTTGCTgctatgtttttctttattacCAATTATGTAATAGCCAATATTGTAGCTAGCGATAGATAGATAGAGAGAGAGGTACACCACAACCGCAGCACTACCATTGGCAAGCGTTGGTTATGCGGAATAGAGAGATAAAGGAAGATAGAACTCACCACTAGTTGAAGGGATAAGTGGAGTCTCTCTGTATAGGAGAATGCCTCAcgtgaaagtttttttttctatttaagaaTGAGAATAATTTTTGTATGTAAGAAGAGATGAGTGAACTATTTAGTATATATATGTTACTtacatgtatacatacatacatatatatatatatataagataataatttacaACGGACTGAATCCTAATTATCTACAGATGGTTTGGCCTTATTTAATGTTTTCGATCGTacataaaaagttaattaaaacttCATAATTGATATGTACTTAGAGTTAAGTCCTTGATAAATTTATCACGTTATCctttttagataaattattaatttattatagttttttgaaagaattaatttattatagttaCTAATCGACTCTAATAACTAATCACTATTTGATCCTTTCCTAATTGATAAGTAACTCCTAAACAAGCTCGAtcttaattaagaatttaacCTACCAATAACATCAGATTTTAGAGGAAGTTAGTTCTAATAAATAGATGCGTACACTCGatttatttaagttaaattatGTTTCAATTCGCATAACGACAACCATTGTtttatccccccccccccccccccctttttaagGGAAACCATTGTTTATCCTTAATTATTAGAACTAATAGACAATTACAACAATCCTAATTGATTTAATGCAATTCATAAATTTAGCAAATGGTCAATTCGTTGAACTCGAAAAATAGATTTGGTGTGAAGAATGGTAGAGTAAATTCCTAAAAGTAAGAAAAGTGATACGATAATTAAACATTGATTATCTCAAACTTATTATAATAGAGTTTAGCTCTTGATGGGTGTCATAAAAATacaagagaaaaatagaaaacttgaaagaaaagaagaaattgacCTAGCCATCACAGTAAAGCATGTGTTAATTCTAATGGAGACAGTACTGGTTTACTTGTTCGGCCACACTGATCTTGTCGTGTTTCCAATAAATTTCaagaaatatatattgataaCTGAGGAAGAGAAAAGTGTTGGTAACATTTGCAAACATACTTTTTAGTTAAACTTTATTAGAACCTACAAAAATTATAAGCAGACTTATTAAATAAGAGATGAAACttgtgcttttttatttttgtgtaaattttaattaaaaagtatattaaaatgtatattACTAGTATTTCTGTTTCAAAACATCAGTCACCCATCATATAAGTTGGTGCATAGTCTAACTTAAGCTTCTACGTTTCAAGGCACATCTGCATATCATCTGGGGCGTAAGACGAGCTGCATGTATATTTATTTGGTGGATTAGATATATATACTACTGGGTTGCTAGATTCTCATGTGATAGATAGAGCCAACACTTATAAGTATGTCGTCTTCTACATTTTTTACTCTTTAATCCACATTTACATTTACAATCATGTAGGAACATGgctaacaaatataaataatggtAGTTATTAAAATCagctcaatatatatatatatatatatatatatatatatatatatatatatatatatatatataattataccattaaatatgtgtttgaataaatattaacaaaattaattttgattaatggaattgatattgaaatgatgtaatttatatttataatatttttattataaaatcaagttatgaataaaattaaaaaaaaaattggattcgaatgtaaaagttatttaaaatttttttaacttagaaCCAATTCTAAAGTCATaacattttagatttttttaatataaaatcaaacatgttaaaatatatccaaaaattaattctaaatttaaaatcaattttctatcctgaaactaaaaatatttataaattcagcgtattatcataattttatgaaccttataattttatataaatttaaatattttaaataaaatttactctaatattaaaattattaaaataaatgcttaaattaattctatgataaattttaagatatttaaaaatatattatttattatataatattattaaacaataattatttctatAAACAACTCcacattatatattatatactttagtaggaaaaaaaaacttaaacaactTATTCATCAAAATATCCCCATCGAAGCTGCTGTAAACATACGCTAATACGCTGAGAATTTTAAAAGCGATTATGCAGTTGGCTCATAACTGATATCCTTTTCCTCTTGAATTCCATCGGCGCCTTCGAGACTGGTGCTTATATTAACCAATCAATTAATAATTTGCCAATCAGCTAACTCATTTGTCAACTGATAATCTCACAGCTAACTAGACCCAATTTGAATAGGTGCACTACTTTGGTTGAGGTTGTCAGTACTCAGTAGTACTAATCCAAATATACTTGTtcatgttgtttttaatttttatgttattgttcaaaagttgaaaaaaaatgttttagagTTCATATATCCCCTCCTGATCTCctaccaaataataataataaaattctctCTTAGTTAATGTACGTTGAcattgaaagcaaaaaaaaaggacGTGTCTGCTTCGCTTGCACTCCAAAAATGCGATATTTGCGGTCCCATGCCTGTGGGGGGTTGTTACTGCTGGCTATGATGTCCATGTCGGTGTTCCAATTCCAAACTATAACATTACGTGGTGTATTCCATGTCGTTTGGTGGGTACGTCAAACTATCCTAAGCTCATGTTTTCAGAATTTCTGGTAATGAGAAACACAGCCTGATCAATCTCTAATCATATCCTTTTACTTTTAGCTAGGCGTCTGAGCTTTTGTACTCAAAATGGGACTTCACACTGATcaaattcattgttattttatttcatattgaCTGATATATTGACAAGTGAGTAATTATCATTTCGCCTAATGTTTATCATGGACATAACGACAGAAAGTTCACTAGTTGTTGCTTtcattaaagaaaagaaagtaacATTACGGTGATGCTAAAACAcgcaatatatatatagtatatgcAATTCAGTGCGTGCTgattataaatttcaatttttaggagtagcaaaagttatggaagcAATAATTATGGCTGAAATATGCGTAACCCGTATTATTAGCTAGTGACTTTGATGCTAAGGGAGAGAATTCAgcaaacagaaaaggaaaagaaaaaaccaaaTGTTACAAAAATATTGGACTAAATGGTAAAACGAAACCGTCAATGGCTTTGATGTCTAGAAATATAGCTAGAAATAAGGTCTGATATCAAATCTATCAGCTTTCAGTGCTGCTGGATGATCACAAGGTTCAACCTATCTTTAAACTTGATGAAGTACATTTCCAAAGCAGGATATATAAATACATATGTAGAAAAGACAAAGAGAGGAATCATTAAGACAGTTAAACAATCCTTCTGCGGATTTATCTTCTTGTTAAGGCACGCAAATGAAAAGGTAAATTAGAAACCTAATCGTATACGTACATAGATATATTTCCAAAAGAAATAACAGAAAAGAAACATGACAGGTATGAATGGCCATTGGCCAAATAGTAAGGGAAATGCTAGATGGTATGAAACGAACCGCACAAAGCTTATGTATTCCATCAGactttccttctttttatcattctttaatttataatttaaccaATTATATGCGgccacattttttttgtatggaATTCGTACTGTATTGGTATGTACCATATAACAATGTTCATAGTTTAACTACCCTTCCATTTGAGTTGAGAAAAGATTTTCTGTTTAtttcttactttattttttagtttattatgcattatcattgtaaaaaaaacttaaacggtcaatcaattaaaagttatatttattataatttttaagataattattatgaaagttaataaacttcttataaataataatctgtaattagataataatgtaaaatatgtgatttgatgcatttttctttgttctttAGCGTTTTATTACTTCATTTTACTGCACAATTGCTGCAATCTGTTGCTGCGTCTTTTTTTTCTCTGCTGAATGTAATTTTCTGCATAAATTTCAATTCTGGTTTGTATTCATTTATGCGTTTGCTTTACTGTTTTGGTTCTGTTTATGTGTAGGGAATTTTGGCTCTACCTAATCCGTTTAGGACCAACAtctttatacaaaaaataaatataactattataaagaaaaaacgtACTCTGTCCCAATATTGATTGTGCACAAATCAATTGTGATGTTACTGATAAAGGAagagataagaaaagaaaataaaaatagatgacTTAATGATATATTGTGTGTTTGTACACATGTAATTTATCACATAAGTTTGACtgtaaaaatcatgttaaatgGTGCAATAAATGCAGATTTGTGGTTTCCGCTGTGGCATAGATCAAATGAAGGAAGGTGTGATTCTAAACCAAACACGTAAGGATAATGTActtgtaatttgaaaaaaaaaaaaaaaaaaggctctgTGACACAGCTAGTAACCAAGTATAGTAATATAGCATTTATACATTTCTTGAAAACACATTAAAAGTGAAGAATTCCTTACCAAAAGTGTGACACTACAGGAGACATGGTCAAGCGTCACTTATTTCAGCAAAGAAAATAGTACAAAAACAGCATCGCTTATTTCACTTGATGTGCCGTATCATTTATGATTTAGTTGCAGATTGAAAATCATGATTTAATTGCAAATGAAATCATGCACCTAGTGGCATGAAATACAAAACGTACCTAATTAAACCCAGTAAATGTGTATGTCAATTTGAGTTATTTGTCGCGTTTAGGTTGAGGCTCCGGCCTGAAGGGCGAATTGCTCGGTGCAAAGCAAATTAATTCATTTGTAATGAATTGCCGACGCAACAAGTTCTACGGGGTTAGGTAggccaatgatttttttaagaataattttatgtgGTTCAACTTCTAATTATTACGTAAAAAAAgctattttcttgttttattgtatttttcttcttcatagtTTAAATATCCCAAAAATAAACATTAGGTGTTTTGtgacaataatattaaatttataaaaaagaacgtAGACAAACCTATTAACACATCATATGATACATAAGCTTGTTGAGTTGGCTTGGTTCTCAGTTCTGAAACGAGTTTTTatcaagcaaaaaaaataaagataaaatacatttaaatttaatcaatattttttattagactaTTCAGACTCATTACACAGGTCCAAGTattaactcattttttaaatattaagtttaagtattataaatataaataaaaaacatgattcagaATAGATAATCTATTAAATATGGTCAATTTAATTCTCTATAGAGACTAGTCAATGACAAAAATTAGTAGATACTTTCCCTCtataacatgataaaaaaaattaacatacccatctattaattaaattcagcTCACTTTTGCACCAAATAAGTACTTAATACATTATGGATTCTTACGAGCGTATTTGGTTAATTTTAATGTTAGTGTACTTTTCAAAACAGTTAAACGTGAAAGTAAGAAATTGTTAAATTCATGTTAAACTTAATTTGAACATAAACAAACGTAGTCTATGACAATAACCTAAAAGCTGACTTGCATACGTGACTAAATGACAATAACCTAAAGGAGAAAATTACAATACTTttacattttactttttttctttattttattattgaaaacaGTGTGAGAATGAAACGATTATTTTATCAGAAGAATGAGataaatttttatgttgatGTATCTTTATCGtagaaaaagtaataaaagaaaagaaaagaaaaatcaagttaCACGCACGAGTACATTTCACTATATATTATACTCTGAATTTCAGTTCACAAGCTTTTGACCCTTTTTTGTTGATGTAGAATTTGGTTGAACAAATTTTGAATCTGATACCATATCAATCTCGCAACAGAATAGCATCTGCAGGTTAACGAATTTAGAACAACTTTCTGCaggttaattaatttagttacgTATACGTACATGCATGTTCGTGCGTTTTCTAGATATTTAAGAGAGATGTCGACGTACACAAAACACAAATTAATGTTTTGCCAAATGCACTGCACAATTAACATTCAACactcgcaaaaaaaaaaaaaaaaatcgtctaTGTGCAATGTAGTATGGGTTATTACCTATTCGAAAAGACGAAAACCCTCTCATCTCACCTAAGATACCTTAATTGAATTTGTCATTCTCCTCCATAATTTACTCATAGCTATTTGATGGCCATCATTTGAAGagtaaaaatattgatttaaaaattactgatttttttattacaaatatgatcaaatacattaaaaaaacaaaatactggttttgaaaatagtaaataaaCAAAAGGCCTTATTATTTGAAgttttatataatgaataagaattattaaatactcttcattttaaaagtataatttatttaattatacttttattttattaacattttgtCATTCTACTAGATTGACATACAACCGCGGTACTTTTACTAAATGCTCTGAATTTAACTATAATAATGACTCATTTTTATTAAAGCGAAAAGTAATTCAAATAACATGAACTTTTTGAAGGAAAACAACATCACTTTAGGTACTGTTTGtactatttttcaattaaaattaaagtttctcagtaatttatattgtattaaaatattttgtagatTATCAAGAAGAATCATTAGCAAAAACATACATATGATATTGTACCTAAGGTTTCTCCATAGGAATTCAGTTTTTTAAAGTcaacaaattttacaatttttttacaactttagaGTTGACctaatatttatccaataaatgTACTACAAactttcttgaattttttattcctgAGTGGGCCAGGAACTTTCTtgaaattgtataattttaaaacgTAATAAATACTTTCTTGGAATTAGGAATAGTTGGGAGtactatgtttttttaaaggaaagttGGTACCACTATATTAGATTTTAGTTGTTtcaaatttactaatttaatttgtttaaaattattataaatgtgtttttaattttaaacttttctaTATATTATAAGAAAGTTTAACTAACTtctatactaattaaaaaagttaaataatattccttttatctttaaataaatatcacatttgaaaatattatctcaaaataaatgtcatacatgttaattttttactttaatattaattttttattaaggttaattttataaaattattaatttttcatttatttattattttttcttaatttatataaaataatttaaaatgacacttattttaagataaaaaaatataatattatattaatatcatgACATTGATTTGGAGAATCTCATTGATAACTTTTAACTTATAGAATCTCATTTCCAACCTTATCTTTTAACATACAAGGCTCAAATTAACTTGACATCTTTCACAAGGAGATTGAGTTTAGTTAttagttaatattaattatttaattttactaattatatttaataaataatttttcttaagaGCTCTTCATtggaattgataaaaaaatagttattgaaaatatatattcaattaattgaatgatatttttaggataatattattaaaaaactaaaatagttaaaacttaattatatttgagttcatcatatcttttttattgtttataattgACTCCGGAGGTGCTAGGTACTTTCTTGAAATTAGGAATAGTTtgagattaagaaaaataaagtgaaatgtATTTAAggaatatttatcaaatatttattataaatattaagtaataaatgtaataagtatttcttataaatattaagtaataaatattcattaaatatattagtattttaatactaaatatgagtaaaatataataaataatcgtaaatatttattatttaaatatacttacttactaaatatttattatataatgcataagcatattttaagtatagttaataataagaaatatttgGCTATAACATTAACacaccaaattaaaatttttttttatgagaacgaaattaaaatttaagaaactaaaatcatgcatttataaaatttaaaagagtaAAATTAGACGTATACAATTAGTGGTCGAGTTTATTTGAATCGGTAGTatctttgttattatattaaattaattagaaacGTCCACGTTTAATAAATATCTGAAGAGAAGAAAGTGTATATATAAGTCCACATGAGACTCCCCTGAAcccagcaacaacaacacttaCTTGTAGTTGCGAAATCATCCAAACACATTCCATCTATTAAGATTTTAGAGAGTGAAAATGGATTGGCAAAGCATGATGGGCAACCTGGACCCATTCCAAAGAACAATCTTAATCCTCGTCCCACTAACACTACTCCTGCTGCTGTTACTATCTCGTACCCGTCCAAGACCGCCCTATCCACCAGGCCCTAAGGGCTTCCCAATCATAGGAAACATGTTTATGATGGACCAGCTAACCCACCGCGGTCTCGCCAACCTGGCCAAACACTACGGCGGAATCTTCCACCTTCGCATGGGCTTCCTCCACATGGTCGCCATCTCCGACCCCGATGCCGCGCGACAGGTTCTCCAAGTCCAAGACAACATCTTTTCCAACCGCCCCGCCACCATCGCCATCAGCTACCTCACCTACGACCGCGCCGACATGGCCTTCGCCCACTACGGCCCCTTCTGGCGCCAGATGAGGAAACTCTGCGTCATGAAGCTCTTCAGCCGCAAGCGCGCCGAGTCCTGGCAGTCCGTTCGCGACGAGGTCGACTCCGCCGTCCGCGCCGTCGCCAACAGCGTCGGAAAACCCGTCAACATCGGAGAATTAGTGTTTAACCTCACCAAGAACATCATCTACCGCGCCGCGTTCGGGTCGAGTTCGCAGGAAGGTCAAGAcgatttcattaaaatattgcaGGAGTTCTCTAAGCTCTTTGGCGCGTTTAATATTGCGGATTTTATACCCTACCTCGGGCGCGTAGATCCACAAGGTTTGAACTCCAGACTCGCTAGGGCACGTGGCGCGCTCGATAGCTTCATTGATAAGATCATCGACGAGCACGTGCAGAAGAAGAATAATTATCAGAGCAGTGAAATTGGTGATGGTGAAACGGACATGGTGGATGAGTTGCTGGCGTTCTACGGCGAGGAGGCGAAGTTGAACAATGAATCGGACGATAATTTGCAGAACTCTATCAGACTCACTAAGGATAACATCAAGGCTATCATTATGGTATGGATTcgttttcaaataaatatatcttattCTTATCAGCCACCTAATGAAATCGATAATTATTCATGGCATGAAAGTTTAAGCATTTTACTATTTCATCCAGAGTATTTAAGATAAGagcactgtttttttttctcaaaaaccacCTAAGCACGTACAACTTAACGCCAATACCTCAATGATTGGATTGATCTTCAGCTTATCTTTGGATTAATTTCTACTTTAATACTTTAATgggatttttttattgtgaaatctaattgttaaatgttttttagTGCAAGAATATTAAGAtctataaagtttaatttattgatgTTCATAGAAAAATTGGATGAAGAATTAaccttttaaaaagtttatttatttcatctcctatacattttatatttttttattggtgttTATTAAGAAGTTGTCCAAAAAgacttttactatttttaattctttatcgtCCTTcaccttaaaaagaaaaaaagtggcTCTACCTTGAGTATGTATAATATATTGGGAATGTGTAAAAATATCAACTTTTGTTtgctaaattataatatattttaaaaaaatttactttctgTAAAGGCTGGTTGAATTCGTGATattcttaattttcaattttgaatttacattttttaaattagatatatgtatttttaaatgcttttttcaaacattttatacttcatttaaattaaaaatatcaatatattatacataaaatgcgtgttaaatattttttaaacctttTAGTTGTATAGAAGTATTTGCATGTCTGTTAGTCATCCTAAATTGCTTTGTTTGGAAGTTTTAATTTGTCAGAAGTTGATTTAAGTGCCTAAgttataaattttctatttatgtGTCATCAATATGTAGTTTACTTATTAAACTGATTTGAGTtcatttagaaaacaaattttcaacatttacaaaaaaatgtcTCCAAAtcaattatgattatttatgccgaaattgaaaaaagtaaaagcagaTTTACTATGATTATTATGGGCTAACTGGAGATGAACAAATAAGGTAGATAAGATCATAAGATTTGGAAACACTAGCCACCAAACATGCAGTACTAGTGAGTGACTATCCCAACGTGTTTCATAGTGGGTTTGGGTTGGTGTCATTTCTCCGTCCATATCTacagttgcttcttcttctctctctctcttttttttttttgtttcaatcaaagttttatttttgaatgcaaaattcAACGTTGTGCCCTATGAAGGTGGTaagtaaataaagaaaattgataTCGGTGATGATTGTTTCATTTGTTTGTGGTGTGTGTTAATATTATTACACTTTACACAGGACGTGATGTTCGGAGGCACGGAAAC encodes:
- the LOC100793538 gene encoding cytochrome P450 84A1-like, whose protein sequence is MDWQSMMGNLDPFQRTILILVPLTLLLLLLLSRTRPRPPYPPGPKGFPIIGNMFMMDQLTHRGLANLAKHYGGIFHLRMGFLHMVAISDPDAARQVLQVQDNIFSNRPATIAISYLTYDRADMAFAHYGPFWRQMRKLCVMKLFSRKRAESWQSVRDEVDSAVRAVANSVGKPVNIGELVFNLTKNIIYRAAFGSSSQEGQDDFIKILQEFSKLFGAFNIADFIPYLGRVDPQGLNSRLARARGALDSFIDKIIDEHVQKKNNYQSSEIGDGETDMVDELLAFYGEEAKLNNESDDNLQNSIRLTKDNIKAIIMDVMFGGTETVASAIEWVMSELMRSPEDQKRVQQELADVVGLDRRVEESDFEKLTYLKCALKETLRLHPPIPLLLHETAEDATVGGYFVPRKARVMINAWAIGRDKNSWEEPETFKPARFLKPGVPDFKGSNFEFIPFGSGRRSCPGMVLGLYALELAVAHLLHCFTWELPDGMKPSEMDMGDVFGLTAPRSTRLIAVPTKRVVCPLF